A single genomic interval of Sander lucioperca isolate FBNREF2018 chromosome 9, SLUC_FBN_1.2, whole genome shotgun sequence harbors:
- the LOC116056363 gene encoding high choriolytic enzyme 1-like has product MTPSASLLLLLLLGLSQALPLQEEGGKEDEAPDIVDITTRILTSNEGSDEILLEGDLLAPRTRNAIMCFTQNCFWKKNSSGLVTVPFTVSREFTRSEKQLIVNALQGFHSKTCIRFVPRNNEIDYISVENKVGCYSYFGKVGGRQMVSLQRQSCVYYGIIQHEFKHALGFRHEHTRSDRDDYVKINWANIDPQMAYNFDKQVTNNQNTPYDYTSIMHYGKTAFSINGKDTITPIPDANVQIGQSQSLSYWDITRINKLYSC; this is encoded by the coding sequence ATGACTCCCTCTgccagcctgctgctgctgctcctgctcgGCCTCTCTCAGGCACTTCCTCTCCAGGAGGAAGGAGGCAAAGAGGATGAAGCCCCGGACATCGTGGACATCACTACCAGGATTCTGACCTCCAACGAGGGCAGCGATGAGATCCTGCTGGAAGGAGACCTGCTGGCTCCCAGAACCAGAAACGCCATCATGTGCTTTACCCAGAACTGCTTCTGGAAGAAAAACTCCAGCGGCCTGGTGACGGTCCCCTTCACCGTGAGCAGAGAGTTCACCAGATCAGAGAAGCAGCTGATTGTCAACGCCTTGCAGGGCTTCCACAGCAAAACCTGCATCCGATTCGTCCCCCGTAACAACGAGATCGACTACATCAGTGTGGAGAACAAAGTAGGATGTTACTCCTATTTTGGCAAAGTGGGAGGCAGACAGATGGTCTCTCTGCAGAGGCAGAGCTGCGTCTACTACGGCATCATCCAGCACGAGTTCAAGCACGCTCTGGGCTTCCGGCACGAACACACCAGGAGCGACCGCGACGACTACGTCAAGATCAATTGGGCCAACATCGACCCTCAGATGGCCTACAACTTCGACAAGCAGGTCACCAACAACCAGAACACTCCCTACGACTACACCTCCATCATGCACTATGGAAAAACAGCCTTCTCCATCAACGGGAAGGACACCATCACCCCCATCCCCGATGCTAACGTCCAGATCGGCCAGAGTCAGAGCTTGTCCTACTGGGACATCACAAGGATCAATAAGCTCTACAGCTGCTAA
- the LOC116056365 gene encoding high choriolytic enzyme 1-like: MTPSASLLLLLLLGLSQALPLQEEGGKEDEAPDIVDITTRILTSNEGSDEILLEGDLLAPRTRNAIICYTQNCFWKKNSSGLVTVPFTVSREFTRSEKQLIVNALQGFHSKTCIRFVPRNNEIDYISVENKVGCYSYFGKVGGRQMVSLQRQSCVYYGIIQHEFKHALGFRHEHTRSDRDDYVKINWANIDPQMAYNFDKQVTNNQNTPYDYTSIMHYGKTAFSINGKDTITPIPDANVQIGQSQSLSYWDITRINKLYSC; encoded by the coding sequence ATGACTCCCTCTgccagcctgctgctgctgctcctgctcgGCCTCTCTCAGGCACTTCCTCTCCAGGAGGAAGGAGGCAAAGAGGATGAAGCCCCGGACATCGTGGACATCACTACCAGGATTCTGACCTCCAACGAGGGCAGCGATGAGATCCTGCTGGAAGGAGACCTGCTGGCTCCCAGAACCAGAAACGCCATCATTTGCTATACCCAGAACTGCTTCTGGAAGAAAAACTCCAGCGGCCTGGTGACGGTCCCCTTCACCGTGAGCAGAGAGTTCACCAGATCAGAGAAGCAGCTGATTGTCAACGCCTTGCAGGGCTTCCACAGCAAAACCTGCATCCGATTCGTCCCCCGTAACAACGAGATCGACTACATCAGTGTGGAGAACAAAGTAGGATGTTACTCCTATTTTGGCAAAGTGGGAGGCAGACAGATGGTCTCTCTGCAGAGGCAGAGCTGCGTCTACTACGGCATCATCCAGCACGAGTTCAAGCACGCTCTGGGCTTCCGGCACGAACACACCAGGAGCGACCGCGACGACTACGTCAAGATCAATTGGGCCAACATCGACCCTCAGATGGCCTACAACTTCGACAAGCAGGTCACCAACAACCAGAACACTCCCTACGACTACACCTCCATCATGCACTATGGAAAAACAGCCTTCTCCATCAACGGGAAGGACACCATCACCCCCATCCCCGATGCTAACGTCCAGATCGGCCAGAGTCAGAGCTTGTCCTACTGGGACATCACAAGGATCAATAAGCTCTACAGCTGCTAA